A window of the Desulfobacterales bacterium genome harbors these coding sequences:
- a CDS encoding RraA family protein, producing MPEFVTLSPKELEALKKNSTPSVCNAIETFNLQRRTEGFIKEDIHPFFPELGVMVGYAATARASAASPPTSDQAALRYELMNLLQTLPEPRIVVIEDIDSPDCLGAFWGEVQTNIHKSLGCIGTVTNGGVRDLDEVRAMKFQLFAKRAIPSHAYVHLVDVGKPVTIGGLTIKTGDIIHGDQHGVTRVPGEVVPEIPGAVKKIEEKEQEIIRYCRSSAFTVEGLKRLQKQG from the coding sequence ATGCCTGAGTTTGTGACCCTAAGCCCAAAGGAGTTGGAAGCGCTTAAAAAAAATTCAACGCCATCGGTTTGTAACGCCATCGAAACGTTTAATCTCCAGCGTAGAACCGAAGGATTCATAAAAGAGGATATTCATCCATTCTTTCCGGAGCTGGGGGTCATGGTCGGCTATGCCGCAACAGCCCGGGCCAGCGCCGCCAGCCCGCCGACGTCGGATCAGGCGGCGCTGCGATACGAGCTGATGAATCTGCTGCAGACCCTCCCGGAACCCCGCATCGTCGTTATTGAGGATATTGATTCACCGGACTGCCTGGGGGCTTTCTGGGGCGAGGTCCAGACCAACATCCATAAATCACTGGGGTGCATCGGTACCGTAACCAACGGTGGCGTCAGGGACCTGGACGAGGTTCGTGCCATGAAGTTCCAACTGTTTGCAAAGAGGGCCATCCCTTCCCACGCCTATGTTCACCTGGTTGATGTCGGCAAGCCGGTTACCATCGGCGGACTGACCATCAAAACCGGGGATATTATCCATGGAGACCAGCACGGGGTGACGCGGGTCCCGGGCGAAGTTGTCCCTGAAATCCCCGGGGCGGTAAAAAAAATAGAGGAAAAAGAACAGGAGATCATCCGCTATTGCCGCTCGTCGGCGTTCACTGTTGAAGGTCTCAAGCGTTTGCAAAAACAGGGATGA
- a CDS encoding AzlC family ABC transporter permease has translation MVIIPNKTKVPIGRVLKDGALAAWPICLGYIPIGLAFGVLAQKAGLHPFAIGMMSLFVFAGSSQFIALSMLAAGAAPLAIILTAFTVNLRHFLMSSSLAMYMGQTSKKRLSLFAYGVTDESFAVNLFRFRQGGWDVKRALTVNHIANIAWVASTLMGGYGGELIPERALGIDYALNSMFICLLVFQLRGKKYVITAVLSGGIAVLLALVLPGNSYVVLASIIAATLAVYLGRKGAQS, from the coding sequence ATGGTAATCATTCCAAATAAAACCAAAGTTCCTATCGGTCGGGTGCTGAAAGACGGCGCGTTGGCAGCCTGGCCGATTTGTCTGGGATATATACCCATCGGCCTGGCCTTCGGGGTGCTGGCCCAGAAAGCCGGTTTGCACCCATTTGCCATCGGGATGATGTCCCTGTTTGTCTTTGCCGGAAGCTCCCAATTCATCGCGTTATCCATGCTTGCGGCCGGCGCCGCACCCCTTGCGATTATCCTGACGGCCTTTACGGTGAACCTGAGGCACTTTCTGATGAGCTCCTCCCTGGCGATGTATATGGGACAGACCTCCAAAAAACGGCTGTCCCTGTTTGCCTATGGCGTTACGGATGAAAGTTTTGCCGTAAACCTGTTCCGTTTCCGGCAGGGCGGCTGGGATGTAAAGCGGGCGCTGACGGTCAATCACATCGCAAATATAGCCTGGGTGGCGAGCACCCTGATGGGCGGGTACGGGGGGGAACTGATACCGGAGCGTGCCCTCGGCATCGACTATGCCCTGAACAGTATGTTCATCTGCCTGCTGGTATTTCAATTGCGGGGGAAAAAATATGTGATAACGGCGGTGCTTTCAGGCGGCATAGCAGTCCTGCTGGCCCTGGTGCTCCCGGGGAATTCATATGTTGTCTTGGCATCGATTATAGCGGCGACGCTGGCTGTCTATCTGGGCAGAAAGGGAGCTCAGTCGTGA